One window of Candidatus Hydrogenedentota bacterium genomic DNA carries:
- a CDS encoding glycoside hydrolase family 32 protein, whose protein sequence is MRSLSRRSLAAGAVSLSLVAVFLAGGAAFRSACAAPEGGNRDQAVRTHRAALLADPQRPAYHFTAPEGNCMPFDPNGAIQWKGRYHLCYIFQDERGHCWGHASSADLVHWRFHPPALFPAPGDVDRGIFSGNCFVNLKGEPTMLYHGVDAGNCIATSTDNDLARWTKLPSNPIIPNPKEGTPEHGKYSSWDPHGWVEGDTYYAIFGGTPGAGTAATLFKAKALDDWSYVGPFLANDMPGIAPDDDISCPDFFEIGGKHMLLCISHKRGARYYLGEWKDEQFHPDFHAWLNWPGGTFFAPESLLDDRGRRIFWAWVLDWRPGMEPPASGWSGTMSLPRHLWMGDDGRLRMAPVAELETLRANPRRLENIALKAGEELALDAVRGDCLELALTIRPGAGGSVGVKVRRSPDGQEETPVIYDAAAGTLRVELAKSSARPYLQHLEFIMGGPNGPVTKQEAPLSLPAGEPLRLRIFLDRSIVEVFANDLQALTQRIDPSRPDSLGVSLFAAGADAQVEAVEAWDMSPANPW, encoded by the coding sequence ATGCGCTCGTTGTCACGTCGTTCCCTGGCCGCCGGAGCGGTTTCGTTGAGCCTGGTCGCGGTGTTCCTGGCCGGGGGGGCGGCGTTCCGGTCCGCGTGCGCGGCGCCGGAGGGCGGGAACCGGGACCAGGCGGTCCGGACCCACCGCGCGGCGCTGCTGGCGGACCCCCAGCGGCCGGCGTACCACTTCACCGCGCCGGAGGGGAACTGCATGCCCTTCGACCCGAACGGGGCCATCCAGTGGAAGGGGCGCTACCACCTCTGTTACATCTTTCAGGACGAGCGCGGCCACTGCTGGGGCCATGCGTCGAGCGCGGACCTGGTCCACTGGCGTTTCCATCCGCCCGCGCTGTTCCCCGCGCCGGGGGATGTGGACCGGGGCATCTTCAGCGGCAACTGCTTCGTGAACCTGAAGGGCGAGCCGACGATGCTCTACCACGGCGTGGACGCCGGGAACTGCATCGCCACGAGCACGGACAACGATCTGGCGCGGTGGACCAAGCTCCCCTCAAACCCCATCATCCCGAATCCCAAGGAGGGGACGCCGGAGCACGGAAAATACTCCTCCTGGGACCCCCACGGCTGGGTGGAGGGTGACACCTATTACGCCATCTTCGGCGGGACGCCCGGCGCGGGCACGGCCGCCACGCTCTTTAAGGCGAAGGCGCTGGACGACTGGTCCTATGTCGGCCCGTTCCTGGCGAACGACATGCCGGGCATCGCGCCGGACGATGACATCTCCTGCCCGGACTTCTTCGAGATCGGCGGGAAGCACATGCTCCTGTGCATCAGCCACAAGCGCGGCGCGCGGTACTACCTCGGCGAATGGAAAGACGAGCAGTTCCATCCGGATTTCCACGCCTGGCTCAACTGGCCGGGCGGCACCTTCTTCGCCCCGGAGAGCCTGCTGGACGACCGGGGCCGCCGCATTTTCTGGGCGTGGGTGCTGGACTGGCGGCCCGGCATGGAGCCGCCCGCGTCCGGATGGAGCGGCACCATGAGCCTGCCCCGCCACCTCTGGATGGGGGACGACGGGCGCCTGCGCATGGCCCCGGTGGCCGAACTCGAAACGTTGCGCGCGAATCCGCGCCGGCTGGAAAACATCGCCCTGAAGGCGGGGGAGGAGCTCGCGCTGGACGCCGTCCGCGGGGACTGCCTGGAGCTGGCGCTGACCATCCGCCCCGGCGCGGGCGGCTCTGTCGGCGTGAAGGTGCGCCGGTCGCCGGACGGTCAGGAGGAGACCCCGGTCATCTACGACGCGGCGGCGGGCACGCTCCGCGTGGAGCTGGCGAAATCCTCGGCGCGGCCCTATCTCCAGCACTTGGAGTTCATCATGGGCGGGCCGAACGGCCCGGTGACAAAACAGGAGGCCCCGCTGTCCCTTCCGGCGGGCGAGCCCCTCCGGCTGCGCATCTTCCTCGACCGGTCCATCGTGGAGGTCTTTGCGAACGACCTCCAGGCCCTCACCCAGCGCATAGACCCGTCGCGTCCGGATAGCCTCGGCGTGAGCCTCTTTGCCGCCGGCGCCGACGCGCAGGTGGAGGCGGTGGAGGCCTGGGACATGTCCCCCGCGAACCCCTGGTGA
- a CDS encoding alpha-N-arabinofuranosidase, whose translation MHTALRNAPLLVLLAGGCMLPACAAPSEARIDASKTGEPVSPYVYGQFIEHLGRCIYGGIWAEMLEDRKFFFPVDGKGPGWEMHEGKKVSWEGDGVPYEILKASPWQIIGPPEAVAMAADSPFVGEHDPVIALDGSAEPRGIYHPRLGVLKDRAYTGYIILKAAPGVTKVEVALQWEGGEAVAAVENPPDAFTKHPFTLTAGADCDDARLAVRCHGAGAVRIGTVSLMPADNVDGFRPDTLAALKELNSPVYRWPGGNFVSGYDWRDGIGDRDKRPPRKNPAWTGVEHNDVGIHEFMRLCELINTEAYIALNTGLGDAASATAEVQYLTGAADTPEGARRAANGRTEPWKVAFWAVGNEMYGDWQLGHMPLEEYVKKHNTFVEAIRAVSPEAKCVGVGSAGKWSETMLTHCPDHMELLSEHLYWQRKDDVTDHVNEAVRQIEELAGKHRGYRKSIGALKGKDIRLALDEWNYWYGPNVYGELGVRYFMRDALGCAAALHALFRNSDLYYMANYAQTVNVIGAIKTTRTGLFFESTGHVLVLYRQHFGTVPVAVEEKMDHADVAAAWTGDRKALTLAVVNTTDKPLDVKVDLKGAKLDGAGAAWTIQNDDPDAHNDENHPDTITVRPVDCGAFTGTLSVLPYSVTLYRYPAAAE comes from the coding sequence ATGCACACCGCACTCAGAAACGCCCCGCTGCTCGTCCTGTTGGCCGGAGGCTGCATGCTGCCCGCGTGCGCGGCACCGTCCGAGGCCCGCATTGACGCCTCCAAGACCGGCGAGCCGGTCTCCCCCTATGTGTACGGCCAGTTCATCGAGCATCTGGGCCGCTGCATCTACGGCGGCATCTGGGCGGAGATGCTGGAGGACCGAAAGTTCTTCTTCCCCGTGGACGGCAAGGGACCGGGCTGGGAGATGCACGAGGGGAAGAAGGTCTCGTGGGAGGGCGACGGCGTCCCCTATGAAATCCTGAAGGCCTCGCCCTGGCAGATCATCGGCCCGCCGGAGGCGGTGGCCATGGCGGCGGACAGCCCCTTTGTCGGGGAGCATGACCCGGTCATCGCGCTGGACGGGTCGGCGGAGCCGCGCGGCATCTACCACCCCCGCCTCGGCGTCCTGAAGGACAGGGCCTACACGGGGTACATCATCCTGAAGGCCGCCCCCGGCGTCACGAAGGTCGAGGTGGCCCTCCAGTGGGAGGGCGGCGAGGCGGTGGCGGCGGTGGAGAACCCGCCGGACGCCTTCACGAAGCACCCCTTCACCCTGACCGCCGGAGCGGACTGCGACGACGCGCGGCTGGCCGTCCGCTGCCACGGCGCGGGCGCGGTGCGGATCGGCACGGTGTCCCTCATGCCGGCGGACAACGTGGACGGGTTCCGTCCGGACACCCTGGCCGCGCTGAAGGAGCTTAACTCCCCGGTCTACCGGTGGCCGGGCGGCAACTTTGTGAGCGGCTACGACTGGCGCGACGGCATCGGCGACCGCGACAAGCGCCCGCCCCGCAAGAACCCCGCGTGGACCGGCGTCGAGCACAACGACGTGGGCATCCACGAGTTCATGCGCCTGTGCGAGCTGATCAACACGGAGGCGTACATCGCCCTGAACACGGGCCTCGGCGACGCCGCCTCCGCCACGGCGGAGGTGCAGTACCTCACCGGGGCGGCGGACACGCCGGAGGGCGCGCGCCGCGCCGCCAACGGCCGCACCGAACCCTGGAAGGTCGCCTTCTGGGCCGTGGGCAACGAGATGTACGGCGACTGGCAGCTCGGCCACATGCCCCTGGAGGAGTACGTCAAGAAGCACAACACCTTTGTGGAGGCCATCCGCGCCGTGTCGCCGGAGGCGAAATGCGTCGGTGTGGGCAGCGCGGGGAAATGGAGCGAGACCATGCTCACCCACTGCCCGGACCACATGGAGCTCCTCAGCGAGCACCTGTACTGGCAGCGCAAGGACGACGTGACGGACCATGTCAACGAGGCGGTGCGGCAGATCGAGGAGCTGGCGGGCAAGCACCGCGGATACCGGAAATCCATCGGCGCGCTGAAGGGGAAGGACATCCGGCTGGCCCTCGACGAGTGGAACTACTGGTACGGCCCCAACGTCTACGGCGAGCTGGGCGTGCGCTACTTCATGCGCGACGCCCTCGGCTGCGCCGCCGCCCTCCACGCCCTGTTCCGCAACAGCGACCTTTATTACATGGCGAACTACGCGCAGACCGTCAACGTGATCGGGGCCATCAAGACCACCCGCACGGGGCTCTTCTTCGAAAGCACCGGCCACGTTCTCGTGCTCTACCGGCAGCACTTCGGCACCGTCCCCGTGGCCGTGGAGGAGAAGATGGACCATGCGGACGTCGCCGCCGCGTGGACCGGGGACCGGAAGGCCCTCACCCTCGCCGTGGTGAACACCACGGACAAGCCCCTCGATGTTAAGGTGGACCTCAAAGGCGCGAAGCTGGACGGCGCGGGCGCCGCGTGGACCATCCAGAACGACGACCCCGACGCCCACAACGACGAGAACCACCCCGACACCATCACCGTCCGGCCCGTGGACTGCGGGGCCTTCACCGGCACCCTGAGCGTCCTGCCCTACAGCGTCACGCTCTACCGGTACCCTGCGGCGGCGGAATAG
- a CDS encoding N-acylglucosamine 2-epimerase has protein sequence MDAARTKELITTYRDGLLGDTVPFWIPRCADREHGGFFTALDRDGTVIDTDKGMWQQGRISWMLATLYNTVERRPEWLEFARQGIEFIQRHGFDDDGQMFFQVTREGVPLRKRRYVYSEAFAAIAHAAYAKASGDGDAAARALDLFRSFLRYANTPGLLPPKGVPGSRPAKAIGIPMITIGVAQVLRDTLGGAAFCTGEIDRCIEEIRSDFLSEEFGCVMETVGPNGEFIDHFDGRTLNPGHAMEAAWFILHEARVRGGDADLTALGCRMLDAMWDRGWDREFGGILYFVDVRGLPVQEYWHDMKFWWPHNEAIIATLLAHRLTGDPKYAEWHRLVHDWAHRHFPDPEHGEWYGYLHRDGRVSVRLKGNLWKGLFHLPRMQWYCWKLLESATADT, from the coding sequence ATGGACGCCGCGCGCACTAAGGAACTGATCACCACCTACCGGGACGGGCTGCTGGGGGACACGGTGCCGTTCTGGATTCCCCGGTGCGCGGACCGGGAGCATGGCGGTTTTTTCACGGCCCTGGACCGGGACGGCACGGTGATTGACACGGACAAGGGAATGTGGCAGCAGGGGCGCATCTCGTGGATGCTGGCGACGCTGTACAACACGGTGGAGCGGCGGCCCGAGTGGCTGGAGTTTGCCCGCCAGGGGATCGAGTTCATTCAGCGCCACGGTTTCGACGACGACGGTCAGATGTTTTTCCAGGTGACGCGCGAGGGCGTCCCCCTGCGCAAGCGGCGCTATGTGTACTCGGAGGCCTTCGCCGCCATCGCCCACGCGGCCTACGCGAAGGCGTCCGGCGACGGCGACGCTGCGGCGCGCGCCCTCGACCTGTTCCGCTCCTTCCTGCGCTATGCGAACACACCGGGGCTGCTGCCGCCCAAGGGCGTGCCCGGCTCCCGCCCCGCCAAAGCCATCGGCATCCCCATGATCACCATCGGCGTGGCGCAGGTGCTCCGCGACACCCTCGGCGGGGCGGCCTTCTGCACCGGCGAGATTGACCGCTGCATTGAAGAAATCAGAAGCGACTTCCTCAGCGAGGAGTTCGGCTGCGTCATGGAGACCGTCGGCCCGAACGGCGAGTTCATAGACCATTTCGACGGCCGCACGCTCAACCCGGGCCACGCCATGGAGGCAGCGTGGTTCATCCTGCACGAGGCCCGCGTCCGCGGCGGCGATGCGGACCTCACGGCCCTCGGCTGCCGCATGCTCGACGCCATGTGGGACCGCGGCTGGGACCGGGAGTTCGGCGGCATCCTCTACTTCGTGGACGTCAGGGGGCTCCCCGTGCAGGAGTACTGGCACGACATGAAGTTCTGGTGGCCCCACAACGAGGCCATTATCGCGACCCTGCTGGCCCACCGCCTCACGGGCGATCCCAAATACGCCGAATGGCACCGCCTGGTCCACGACTGGGCGCACCGCCATTTCCCCGACCCCGAGCACGGCGAGTGGTACGGCTACCTCCACCGCGACGGCCGGGTGTCCGTCCGCTTGAAGGGCAACCTGTGGAAGGGGCTCTTCCACCTGCCGCGCATGCAGTGGTACTGTTGGAAACTGCTGGAGTCGGCGACGGCGGATACTTGA
- a CDS encoding mannitol dehydrogenase, with translation MKTAVHFGAGNIGRGFLGQLYFESGYRTVFVDVVEEVVSALQARKAYPVEIVEEEVSRIPVENVDAVDGRDREEVAAAVRGADILSTAVGVNALPHIVPALAEGLRLRLEAGAAPVNVIICENLLHAGPFLREKVRGRLPEALHAALDAQVGFVEASIGRMVPVMTAEKRAGDPLLVCVEAYCELPVDGEAFRGPVPEIAHMKPLANFGAYVERKLYVHNMTHAATAYLGHLRGHEYIWQAIRDGAVRAHVEAAAEESCQALAARQGLDLEALRAHYRDLVRRYHNRGLADQVSRVARDPVRKLGREDRLVGAALQCLEAGIAPREIAFAAAAAVRYDAPDDPGALRVREIHRRGGVAAVLGELCGLPPDSPLAGLIQAGETALTQEFGVAR, from the coding sequence TTGAAGACAGCAGTACATTTTGGCGCGGGCAACATCGGCCGGGGTTTTCTTGGCCAGTTGTATTTTGAGTCCGGGTACCGGACCGTGTTTGTGGACGTGGTGGAGGAGGTGGTGTCCGCCCTCCAGGCACGGAAAGCCTACCCTGTGGAGATCGTGGAGGAGGAGGTGTCCCGCATCCCCGTGGAGAACGTGGATGCCGTGGACGGGCGCGACCGCGAAGAGGTGGCCGCCGCCGTGCGCGGCGCGGACATTCTTTCGACGGCGGTGGGGGTGAACGCCCTGCCGCACATCGTGCCCGCGCTGGCCGAGGGGCTGCGGCTGCGGCTGGAAGCGGGGGCCGCGCCGGTCAATGTGATCATCTGCGAGAACCTGCTGCACGCGGGGCCGTTCCTGCGGGAGAAGGTGCGCGGGCGTCTGCCGGAGGCGCTCCACGCCGCGCTGGACGCGCAGGTGGGGTTCGTGGAGGCGTCCATCGGCCGCATGGTGCCGGTGATGACGGCGGAAAAGCGCGCCGGGGACCCGTTGCTGGTGTGTGTGGAGGCGTACTGCGAGCTGCCCGTGGACGGTGAGGCCTTCCGCGGGCCCGTGCCCGAGATCGCGCACATGAAGCCCCTGGCGAATTTTGGCGCCTATGTCGAGCGCAAGCTGTACGTGCACAACATGACCCACGCGGCGACGGCCTATCTCGGCCATCTGCGCGGGCATGAGTACATCTGGCAGGCCATCCGCGACGGCGCGGTGCGCGCGCATGTGGAGGCGGCGGCGGAGGAGAGCTGCCAGGCCCTCGCGGCGCGGCAGGGGCTGGATCTGGAGGCCCTGCGGGCACACTACCGGGACCTGGTCCGCCGCTACCACAACCGGGGGCTGGCCGACCAGGTGTCCCGCGTGGCGCGGGATCCGGTGCGCAAGCTCGGCCGCGAGGACCGGCTTGTCGGCGCGGCGCTGCAATGCCTGGAGGCGGGAATCGCCCCCCGGGAAATCGCGTTTGCGGCGGCGGCGGCGGTCCGGTATGATGCCCCGGACGACCCCGGCGCGCTTCGTGTCCGGGAAATCCACCGACGCGGCGGCGTGGCGGCGGTGCTGGGTGAACTCTGCGGATTGCCGCCCGACAGCCCCCTCGCGGGGCTGATTCAGGCGGGCGAAACGGCGCTAACACAGGAATTTGGGGTGGCCCGCTGA
- a CDS encoding 2-oxo acid dehydrogenase subunit E2 codes for MHEILLPKMGNSVEDAEIVKWFKSEGDTVQEGDPLFSIQTDKAEVECECTASGVLRKILVPAGVEVPVLTVVALVGAADEALPEGVGGAAPAPVAASAPAAQTAPAVAAPAAAPAATGTADGGAKASPRARKLAEEKGVDLGAVAGSGPGGRVLSEDVAAAAAALGSVRATPVARRVAENAGVDLRGVSGTGIGGKITKDDVLQAKAAPAAAPAPAAGALRAPLTPMRRIIAQRMCESKFAAPHYYVTVEVDMLAAKQFRAANKAFKASFNDLVLFAAAKALREFPQVNARWCGDAIEQAPDVNLGVAVALPTGLIVPVIRQAQLLSLEGLCAAAKSLATKAQTGKLLPDDYTGNTFTVSNLGAFGVDQFTAIINQPDSAILAVGQIKDRVVVIDGGIHIRPIMKLTLSSDHRVIDGSVAAQFMGRLKALLEEGAF; via the coding sequence ATGCACGAGATACTTCTTCCCAAGATGGGCAACTCCGTCGAGGACGCGGAGATCGTCAAATGGTTCAAGAGCGAGGGCGACACCGTCCAGGAGGGCGATCCGCTCTTCTCCATCCAGACGGACAAGGCGGAGGTGGAGTGCGAGTGCACGGCGAGCGGCGTGCTCCGGAAAATTCTCGTGCCCGCGGGCGTTGAGGTGCCCGTGCTGACCGTGGTGGCGCTGGTGGGCGCGGCCGACGAGGCGCTGCCCGAGGGTGTCGGCGGCGCGGCCCCCGCGCCGGTGGCGGCATCGGCCCCGGCGGCCCAGACCGCCCCCGCAGTTGCGGCTCCCGCGGCGGCCCCCGCGGCGACGGGAACGGCGGACGGCGGGGCCAAGGCCTCCCCGCGCGCGCGGAAACTGGCGGAGGAGAAGGGGGTGGACCTCGGCGCGGTGGCGGGTTCCGGCCCCGGCGGGCGCGTGCTTTCAGAAGATGTGGCCGCGGCGGCGGCCGCGCTGGGCTCCGTGAGGGCGACCCCCGTGGCGCGGCGCGTGGCGGAGAACGCGGGTGTGGACCTGCGGGGCGTCTCCGGCACGGGCATCGGCGGCAAGATCACGAAGGACGATGTCCTTCAGGCGAAGGCGGCCCCTGCGGCGGCCCCGGCCCCGGCGGCGGGCGCGTTGCGCGCCCCCCTCACGCCGATGCGCCGCATCATCGCCCAGCGCATGTGCGAGAGCAAGTTCGCCGCGCCGCACTACTACGTCACCGTCGAGGTGGACATGCTCGCCGCGAAGCAGTTCCGCGCGGCCAACAAGGCCTTCAAGGCGTCCTTCAACGACCTGGTGCTCTTCGCGGCGGCCAAGGCCCTGCGGGAGTTTCCGCAGGTCAACGCGCGGTGGTGCGGCGACGCCATCGAGCAGGCGCCGGACGTGAACCTGGGCGTGGCCGTGGCGCTTCCGACGGGGCTGATCGTCCCCGTCATCCGGCAGGCGCAGCTCCTGTCGCTGGAGGGCCTGTGCGCCGCCGCGAAGTCGCTGGCCACCAAGGCGCAGACCGGCAAGTTGCTCCCCGACGACTACACGGGCAACACCTTCACCGTGTCCAATCTGGGCGCATTCGGCGTGGACCAGTTCACGGCGATCATCAACCAGCCCGACAGCGCCATCCTCGCCGTCGGTCAGATCAAGGACCGGGTGGTCGTCATAGACGGCGGCATCCACATCCGGCCGATCATGAAACTGACCCTCTCCAGCGACCACCGCGTCATTGACGGCTCGGTGGCGGCCCAGTTCATGGGCCGGCTCAAGGCCCTGCTGGAAGAGGGGGCGTTCTAG
- a CDS encoding nucleotidyltransferase domain-containing protein → MTTLDLDPSALELVRAILREQVPGMEVRAFGSRVTGTSRRMSDLDLAFMTSEPMDLSRRALLRESFTESALPIRVDVVDWAATGETFRRIVEEAYVVVQEAAPAGRATGESA, encoded by the coding sequence ATGACAACACTTGATTTGGATCCGTCCGCCCTGGAGTTGGTTCGTGCCATCCTGCGCGAGCAGGTGCCGGGCATGGAGGTGCGGGCCTTTGGGTCGCGCGTGACGGGGACGTCCCGGCGCATGTCCGACCTGGATTTGGCGTTCATGACCAGCGAGCCGATGGACCTTTCCCGGCGCGCGCTGCTCCGCGAGTCGTTCACGGAGTCCGCGCTGCCCATCCGGGTGGACGTGGTGGACTGGGCGGCGACGGGCGAGACCTTCCGCCGGATCGTTGAAGAGGCGTATGTGGTGGTTCAGGAAGCCGCGCCCGCGGGGCGCGCAACAGGAGAAAGCGCATGA
- the lpdA gene encoding dihydrolipoyl dehydrogenase produces MKTYDVAVIGAGPGGYVAAIRAAQRGAKVMVAERKHLGGVCLNVGCIPTKTLINTANLYKRIRHAEEFGLHVDGVTLDVPRLLQRKEKVVGINTGGIEALFKANGIDTVTGEASLPGPGRVAVNGVEYGAKNIILATGGRPAVLPGLEFDGKTVIGSTEALRLAEVPGRVAVIGAGALGAEFACIWNAFGAKVTIIEMMPTVLPKCDEELSKRAGQLWKRAGMDVRTGTKVAKLERLAQGAKLTLEGEAPGAIEVDLVLVGIGLQCNSEIVAANPALGIQLGKRGGVIVNDRMETGAPGVYAVGDVIDRTWLAHGASAEGIVAATNATGGSKKVDYRVLPSCNFTSPEVASVGLTEKEAAAKGFQVKCGRFAFAGNGRAHALGETDGMVKIVGDAATDEILGMHIMGPEAGELIALGALAMSLEATVEEIVHTIHTHPTLAEAVLEAAEDYYGMGIHSKPRK; encoded by the coding sequence ATGAAGACCTACGATGTGGCGGTGATCGGGGCGGGCCCCGGCGGGTATGTGGCGGCCATCCGGGCGGCGCAGCGCGGCGCGAAGGTGATGGTGGCGGAGCGGAAACACCTGGGCGGCGTGTGCCTCAACGTGGGCTGCATTCCGACCAAGACCCTGATCAACACCGCCAACCTCTACAAGCGCATCCGGCACGCGGAGGAGTTCGGCCTGCATGTGGACGGCGTCACGCTGGACGTGCCGCGCCTCCTCCAGCGCAAGGAGAAGGTCGTCGGCATCAACACCGGCGGGATCGAGGCGCTCTTCAAGGCCAACGGCATTGACACCGTGACCGGCGAGGCGTCGCTGCCCGGCCCCGGCCGCGTGGCGGTGAATGGCGTGGAGTACGGCGCGAAAAACATCATCCTCGCCACGGGTGGACGTCCGGCGGTGCTGCCGGGGCTGGAGTTTGACGGGAAGACGGTGATCGGGAGCACGGAGGCCCTGCGCCTCGCCGAGGTGCCGGGCCGCGTGGCGGTGATCGGCGCCGGGGCGCTCGGCGCGGAGTTCGCCTGCATCTGGAACGCCTTCGGCGCGAAGGTCACAATCATCGAGATGATGCCGACGGTCCTGCCCAAGTGCGACGAGGAGCTTTCCAAGCGCGCGGGGCAGCTCTGGAAGCGCGCCGGCATGGACGTGCGCACGGGAACCAAGGTGGCAAAACTTGAGCGGCTCGCGCAGGGCGCCAAACTGACCCTCGAGGGCGAGGCCCCCGGCGCCATCGAGGTGGACCTCGTGCTCGTCGGCATCGGGCTCCAGTGCAACAGCGAAATCGTGGCCGCGAACCCCGCGCTGGGCATCCAGCTCGGCAAGCGCGGCGGCGTCATCGTGAACGACCGCATGGAGACCGGCGCGCCGGGCGTCTACGCCGTCGGCGACGTCATTGACCGCACCTGGCTGGCCCACGGCGCGTCCGCCGAGGGCATCGTCGCGGCGACCAACGCCACGGGCGGCAGCAAGAAGGTGGACTACCGCGTTCTGCCGTCCTGCAACTTCACCTCCCCCGAGGTGGCGTCCGTCGGCCTCACGGAGAAGGAGGCCGCCGCGAAGGGCTTCCAGGTGAAATGCGGGCGCTTCGCCTTCGCGGGGAACGGCCGCGCGCATGCCCTGGGCGAGACGGACGGCATGGTGAAGATCGTGGGCGACGCCGCCACGGACGAGATTCTGGGCATGCACATCATGGGGCCCGAGGCGGGCGAGCTGATCGCCCTGGGCGCGCTGGCCATGTCCCTGGAGGCCACGGTGGAGGAGATCGTCCACACGATCCACACCCACCCGACGCTGGCCGAGGCCGTGCTGGAGGCCGCGGAGGATTACTACGGCATGGGCATCCACAGCAAGCCCCGGAAGTGA
- a CDS encoding CCA tRNA nucleotidyltransferase, protein MPPRDDRERAAADICARLERAGHRALLAGGCVRDRILGRVPQDYDIATSAPVQEILSLFDRTFPVGLAFGVVLVVENGVPYEVATFRRDGRYRDGRRPESVSPGDERSDAARRDFTVNALFQDPVSGEILDYAGGLSDLRAGVIRTVGNPERRFAEDRLRLLRAVRFAAQLGFSLEGETLAAVRRMAPRIRDGVSAERVRGELLRMLTSGAAGRAFRLLDETGLLREILPEVDALKGVAQPPEFHPEGDVFIHTALMLDRLPAGCSPVLAMAALLHDAGKPATQTFEDRIRFNFHEKEGARTAGAVCRRLRMTADETRRIVWLVAQHMRVSVLPEMREGRRRLLVAEPDFPLLLELTELDCAASHGDMSRVAWIRDYIAGLSEGVQPPPCPVTGDDLIRLGLRPGPLFREILAELREGFLEGRHASREEALAWVAERYGGDALR, encoded by the coding sequence ATGCCGCCCCGGGATGACCGGGAACGGGCGGCGGCGGACATCTGCGCCCGGCTTGAGCGGGCCGGACACCGGGCCCTGCTGGCCGGGGGGTGCGTCCGCGACCGGATACTCGGGCGGGTTCCCCAAGATTACGACATTGCCACCTCCGCGCCGGTCCAGGAAATCTTGAGCCTGTTCGACCGGACCTTTCCGGTGGGACTGGCCTTTGGCGTGGTGCTGGTGGTGGAGAACGGGGTGCCGTATGAAGTGGCCACGTTCCGCAGGGACGGCCGCTACCGGGACGGCCGCCGTCCGGAGTCTGTGAGTCCGGGGGATGAGCGGTCGGACGCCGCGCGCCGCGACTTCACGGTGAACGCCCTGTTTCAGGACCCCGTTTCCGGCGAAATCCTGGATTATGCCGGCGGACTTTCCGACCTGCGGGCGGGGGTCATCCGAACGGTGGGAAATCCAGAACGGCGGTTTGCGGAGGACCGCCTTCGGCTTTTGCGCGCGGTCCGCTTCGCCGCCCAGCTTGGCTTTTCCCTGGAAGGGGAGACGCTGGCGGCGGTGCGCCGGATGGCCCCGCGCATCCGCGACGGAGTGAGCGCGGAGCGGGTGCGCGGGGAGCTGCTGCGCATGCTGACCTCCGGCGCGGCGGGACGGGCGTTCCGTCTGCTGGACGAGACAGGGCTCCTCCGGGAGATTCTTCCCGAGGTTGACGCCCTTAAGGGGGTCGCCCAACCCCCGGAGTTTCATCCGGAGGGGGATGTGTTCATCCACACGGCCCTGATGCTGGACCGGCTTCCGGCAGGCTGTTCCCCCGTGCTGGCGATGGCCGCCCTGCTGCACGATGCCGGCAAGCCGGCGACACAGACCTTCGAGGACCGCATCCGGTTCAACTTCCATGAAAAGGAGGGGGCGCGGACGGCGGGGGCGGTGTGCCGGCGCCTGCGGATGACCGCCGACGAAACCCGGCGGATCGTGTGGCTCGTCGCCCAGCACATGCGCGTGTCGGTGCTCCCCGAAATGCGCGAGGGACGCCGTCGGCTTCTTGTCGCGGAACCGGATTTCCCCCTGCTGCTCGAACTGACGGAGCTGGACTGCGCGGCCAGCCACGGCGACATGTCGCGCGTGGCCTGGATTCGGGACTATATTGCCGGGCTGTCGGAGGGGGTTCAGCCGCCCCCGTGCCCCGTCACGGGGGACGACCTGATCCGGCTGGGCCTGCGCCCGGGCCCGCTCTTCCGCGAGATTCTCGCCGAGCTGCGCGAGGGGTTTCTGGAGGGGCGGCACGCCTCCCGCGAGGAGGCCCTGGCATGGGTGGCGGAGCGTTACGGCGGGGACGCCCTCCGCTGA